A single Comamonas sp. NLF-1-9 DNA region contains:
- a CDS encoding lysoplasmalogenase, giving the protein MQPTASLVSTIVRGPKLLCLLPMPAAAVLALGWGARSDLPWVLVWCAALLACLVALGAAWRGGLGLWEALMAQAGALAAATGALALPSWHYLAKPAAMVFAITAVAADASRTRESGRFVLNPLHAWLLLALGASLAGDVFLMLPERFIPGLVSFLLAHLAYLALFRLGSRWLAQRAALAATLVLGAGVYAFLWQGGLPPELRLPVAVYVLAIALMAAQAWARWQTLRGPAPLCVALGACCFMFSDTLLATDLFVQPLPWAPLWVLASYYVAQLLIVAGVLRSAEQAGA; this is encoded by the coding sequence ATGCAGCCCACCGCATCCCTCGTTTCCACCATCGTGCGCGGCCCCAAGCTGCTGTGCCTGCTGCCCATGCCGGCGGCCGCCGTGCTGGCACTGGGCTGGGGCGCGCGCAGCGATCTGCCGTGGGTGCTCGTCTGGTGCGCCGCCTTGCTCGCTTGCCTCGTGGCCCTGGGCGCGGCATGGCGCGGCGGGCTGGGTCTGTGGGAGGCCTTGATGGCGCAGGCCGGTGCGCTGGCCGCCGCCACCGGCGCGCTGGCGCTGCCGTCCTGGCATTACCTTGCCAAACCCGCGGCCATGGTGTTCGCTATCACTGCAGTAGCTGCTGACGCAAGCAGGACAAGGGAAAGCGGCCGTTTTGTCTTGAATCCCTTGCATGCCTGGCTGCTGCTGGCGCTGGGCGCATCGCTCGCGGGCGATGTCTTTCTCATGCTGCCCGAGCGCTTCATCCCGGGCCTCGTGAGCTTTCTGCTTGCGCACCTTGCCTATCTGGCGCTGTTTCGCCTCGGCAGCCGCTGGCTGGCCCAGCGCGCAGCGCTCGCGGCCACGCTGGTGCTGGGAGCGGGCGTGTACGCCTTCCTGTGGCAGGGCGGGCTGCCGCCCGAATTGCGTCTGCCAGTGGCCGTGTACGTGCTGGCCATCGCGCTGATGGCGGCGCAGGCCTGGGCGCGCTGGCAGACGCTGCGCGGGCCGGCGCCGCTGTGCGTGGCGCTGGGCGCCTGCTGCTTCATGTTCAGCGACACCTTGCTGGCCACCGACCTGTTCGTGCAGCCCCTGCCCTGGGCGCCGCTGTGGGTGCTCGCCAGCTATTACGTGGCGCAATTGCTGATCGTCGCTGGCGTGCTGCGCAGCGCGGAGCAGGCCGGCGCTTGA